In the Dolichospermum flos-aquae CCAP 1403/13F genome, TCTCCTAACCGAGAATCAAGAGTTGCTAAAGGTAAATTTAACCGCAAAGTTAACTCTAAATAAGCAGCATCATCAGCAGCTAAACCTTCCCGTCTTGCTAGTTTAAAATCAGTTACAATGTAACCTACAAT is a window encoding:
- a CDS encoding type II toxin-antitoxin system VapC family toxin — encoded protein: MALFNYTLIVGYIVTDFKLARREGLAADDAAYLELTLRLNLPLATLDSRLGEAASGCGVSLVIFD